In the Kitasatospora terrestris genome, one interval contains:
- a CDS encoding 4-hydroxybenzoate 3-monooxygenase, protein MAEAIVDTVTSVPVAVVGAGPAGLMLAHRLGRAGIDTVVIDTRTRHEIATTQRAGILEADAARDLVETGVSDRVLREGHEHEGIELRFGGRPHRIHFKELVGASAWLYPQTDVFVDLADARTRDGGTVLFGVRDTEVLDITTDAPRVRCTLPDGTRHEIRARYAVGADGSRSMCRDLVPEDRRVRYGKEYPFAWFGIMAEAPASAPELVYAHSEHGFALISRRTESVQRMYFQCAADEQVDAWSDERIWETLQARVAGEDGFRLKEGPVLEKTVLRFRSFVQEPMRWGSLLLAGDAAHTVPPTGARGLNLALHDVKVLAEVLVRALGGEGDRALDDYQPRALQRIWRAQNFSSWMTRLLHTEPGGTPFDLRRQLGELDSVAGTRAGRTHLAEQYTGWPTGA, encoded by the coding sequence ATGGCCGAGGCCATCGTCGACACCGTCACCTCGGTCCCCGTGGCCGTCGTCGGCGCCGGTCCCGCCGGGCTCATGCTGGCCCACCGGCTCGGCCGCGCCGGCATCGACACGGTCGTCATCGACACCCGCACCCGCCACGAGATCGCCACCACCCAGCGGGCCGGCATCCTGGAGGCCGACGCCGCCCGGGACCTGGTGGAGACCGGCGTGTCCGACCGCGTGCTGCGCGAGGGCCACGAGCACGAGGGCATCGAGCTGCGCTTCGGCGGCCGCCCGCACCGCATCCACTTCAAGGAGCTGGTGGGCGCCTCGGCGTGGCTCTACCCGCAGACCGACGTGTTCGTCGACCTGGCCGACGCCCGGACGCGCGACGGCGGCACGGTCCTGTTCGGCGTCCGCGACACCGAGGTCCTCGACATCACCACCGACGCGCCCCGGGTCCGCTGCACCCTGCCCGACGGGACCAGGCACGAGATCCGGGCCCGCTACGCGGTCGGCGCCGACGGCTCCCGCAGCATGTGCCGCGACCTGGTGCCGGAGGACCGGCGGGTGCGGTACGGCAAGGAGTACCCGTTCGCCTGGTTCGGCATCATGGCCGAGGCCCCGGCCAGCGCGCCCGAACTGGTCTACGCCCACTCCGAGCACGGCTTCGCGCTGATCAGTCGGCGCACCGAGAGCGTCCAGCGGATGTACTTCCAGTGCGCCGCCGACGAGCAGGTGGACGCCTGGAGCGACGAGCGGATCTGGGAGACGCTGCAGGCCCGGGTGGCGGGCGAGGACGGCTTCCGGCTCAAGGAGGGGCCGGTGCTGGAGAAGACCGTGCTGCGCTTCCGCTCCTTCGTCCAGGAGCCGATGCGCTGGGGCTCGCTCCTCCTCGCCGGAGACGCCGCGCACACCGTGCCGCCCACCGGCGCCCGCGGGCTCAACCTCGCGCTGCACGACGTGAAGGTGCTCGCCGAGGTCCTGGTGCGCGCCCTCGGCGGCGAGGGCGACCGGGCGCTCGACGACTACCAGCCGCGCGCCCTGCAGCGGATCTGGCGGGCCCAGAACTTCTCCTCCTGGATGACCCGGCTGCTGCACACCGAGCCCGGCGGCACCCCCTTCGACCTGCGCCGCCAGCTCGGCGAGCTTGACAGCGTGGCGGGCACCCGGGCCGGCCGGACCCACCTCGCCGAGCAGTACACCGGCTGGCCCACCGGCGCCTGA
- a CDS encoding IclR family transcriptional regulator has protein sequence MSTTRSTAAGKVLEVLSTFGRDRPSQTLSEIAQRTGLALSTAHRVVAELAAWGALERGEDGSWHVGLRLWEIASGCPRSQILRDVALPFMQDLYEATHENIQLAVREGTELVFVERIAGHRSVELVTMVGSRFPIGSTGMGRVLLAHAPADIQEAVLDAPLRAWTTHTVTDPRRLRAQLDGIRREQVFVSDRQLSDTTVAVAAPVRIGRTGPVGAALGIVIAASSAGRARGLREPLLRAVHGISEELGRRARAAV, from the coding sequence GTGAGCACAACCCGGAGCACGGCGGCTGGAAAAGTTCTCGAAGTCCTCTCGACCTTCGGCCGCGACCGCCCGTCGCAGACCCTGTCGGAGATCGCACAGCGTACGGGCCTCGCCCTGAGCACCGCACACCGGGTGGTCGCGGAACTGGCGGCGTGGGGCGCCCTGGAGCGCGGCGAGGACGGCTCCTGGCACGTCGGGCTGCGGCTGTGGGAGATCGCCTCGGGCTGCCCGCGCAGCCAGATCCTGCGCGACGTGGCGCTGCCGTTCATGCAGGACCTGTACGAGGCGACCCACGAGAACATCCAGCTCGCCGTCCGCGAGGGCACCGAACTCGTCTTCGTCGAACGGATCGCCGGGCACCGCTCGGTGGAGCTGGTGACCATGGTCGGCTCGCGCTTCCCGATCGGCTCCACCGGGATGGGCCGGGTGCTGCTGGCGCACGCGCCGGCCGACATCCAGGAGGCGGTCCTGGACGCGCCGCTGCGCGCCTGGACCACCCACACCGTCACCGACCCGAGGAGGCTGCGCGCCCAACTGGACGGGATCCGCCGCGAGCAGGTCTTCGTGAGCGACCGCCAGCTCTCGGACACCACGGTCGCGGTGGCCGCGCCCGTCCGGATCGGCCGCACCGGCCCGGTCGGCGCCGCGCTCGGGATCGTCATCGCGGCGAGCAGCGCCGGCCGGGCGCGGGGCTTGCGCGAACCGCTGCTGCGGGCCGTCCACGGCATCTCCGAGGAGCTCGGGCGGCGGGCCCGCGCGGCGGTCTGA
- a CDS encoding amidohydrolase family protein: MIIDCHGHFTTAPPQLAAWRERQVAAADGAGQAPDPAELVITDDDLRTAIEGNQLRLMDERGIDLTVFSPRASFMAHHIGDFEVSSVWARICNDLVHRVSGLYPGRFAMGAMLPQSPGVDPATCLPELRRAVEDLGAVSVNLNPDPSGGHWTAPPLTDRSWYPLYEALVEYDVPAMIHVSTSCNPAFHTTGAHYLNADTTAFMQLLQGDLFADFPTLRFVIPHGGGAVPYHWGRFRGLATALGRPDPVELLENVLFDTCVYHQPGIDLLTRVIPSRSVLFASEMIGAVRGTDPDTGHHFDDTRRYVDATPHLNAEQRAAVHSGNALRVHPRLAARLAAATSD; the protein is encoded by the coding sequence GTGATCATCGACTGCCACGGCCACTTCACCACCGCCCCACCGCAGTTGGCCGCCTGGCGCGAGCGGCAGGTGGCCGCCGCCGACGGCGCCGGCCAGGCGCCCGACCCCGCCGAGCTGGTCATCACCGACGACGACCTGCGCACCGCGATCGAGGGCAACCAGCTGCGGCTGATGGACGAGCGCGGCATCGACCTGACCGTCTTCTCCCCGAGGGCCAGCTTCATGGCCCACCACATCGGCGACTTCGAGGTCTCCTCGGTGTGGGCGCGGATCTGCAACGACCTGGTCCACCGGGTCAGCGGGCTCTATCCCGGCCGCTTCGCCATGGGCGCGATGCTCCCGCAGTCGCCGGGCGTCGACCCCGCCACCTGCCTGCCCGAACTGCGCCGCGCCGTGGAGGACTTGGGGGCGGTCAGCGTCAACCTCAACCCCGACCCGTCGGGCGGGCACTGGACGGCCCCGCCGCTCACCGACCGCAGCTGGTACCCGCTGTACGAGGCACTGGTCGAGTACGACGTCCCCGCCATGATCCACGTCAGCACCTCGTGCAACCCGGCCTTCCACACCACCGGCGCGCACTACCTCAACGCCGACACCACGGCGTTCATGCAGCTGCTCCAGGGCGACCTGTTCGCCGACTTCCCGACCCTGCGGTTCGTGATCCCGCACGGCGGCGGCGCGGTGCCCTACCACTGGGGCCGCTTCCGCGGCCTGGCCACGGCCCTCGGCCGCCCCGACCCGGTGGAGCTGCTGGAGAACGTCCTCTTCGACACCTGCGTCTACCACCAGCCCGGCATCGACCTGCTCACCCGGGTGATCCCCAGCCGGTCCGTGCTGTTCGCCAGCGAGATGATCGGCGCCGTCCGCGGCACCGACCCGGACACCGGCCACCACTTCGACGACACCCGCCGGTACGTCGACGCCACCCCGCACCTGAACGCCGAGCAGCGGGCCGCCGTCCACTCCGGCAACGCCCTGCGCGTCCACCCCCGCCTCGCCGCCCGCCTCGCCGCGGCCACCAGTGACTGA